In Dermacentor variabilis isolate Ectoservices chromosome 11, ASM5094787v1, whole genome shotgun sequence, one genomic interval encodes:
- the LOC142563969 gene encoding uncharacterized protein LOC142563969: MVHTGEWPYECHLCPQSFSLKSTLNVHLRSHTGKRPFNFPSCHQSSHKPKWNDHLRTHTGERPFQCPSCPRSFQQKGNLNVHLRIHTGKRPFQCPSCPRSFQQKGNLNVHLRIHTGERPFQCPSRPQSFQQHSHLNAHLRIHTGERPFQCPSCPQSFQQKSHLDAHLRIHTGERPFQCPSCPQSFQQKSHLDAHLRIHTGERPFQCPSCPQSFQQKSHLDAHLRIHTGERPFQCPSCPQSFQQKSHLDAHLRIHTGERPFQCPSCPQSFQQKSHLDAHLRIHTGERPFQCPSCPQSFQQHSHLNAHLRIHTGERPFQCPSCPATFTCRSNLNKHLCHHKGKRPFPC; encoded by the coding sequence ATGGTCCATACAGGCGAGTGGCCATATGAATGCCATTTGTGCCCTCAAAGCTTCTCACTGAAGAGTACTCTCAATGTACACCTGCGCTCTCACACAGGCAAGAGGCCATTTAATTTCCCTTCATGCCATCAGAGCTCACATAAACCCAAATGGAATGATCACCTGCGCACTCACACAGGCGagaggccatttcagtgcccttcatgccctcggaGCTTCCAACAAAAGGGTAATCTCAATGTACACCTGCGCATTCACACAGGCAagaggccatttcagtgcccttcatgccctcggaGCTTCCAACAAAAGGGCAATCTCAATGTACACCTGCGCATTCACACAGGCGAGAGGCCGTTCCAGTGCCCTTCACGCCCTCAGAGCTTCCAACAACACAGCCATCTCAATGCACACCTGCGCATTCACACAGGCGAGAGGccgtttcagtgcccttcatgccctcagagcttcCAACAAAAGAGCCATCTCGATGCACACCTGCGCATTCACACAGGTGAGAGGCCGTtccagtgcccttcatgccctcagagcttcCAACAAAAGAGCCATCTCGATGCACACCTGCGCATTCACACAGGCGAGAGGCCGTtccagtgcccttcatgccctcagagcttcCAACAAAAGAGCCATCTCGATGCACACCTGCGCATTCACACAGGCGAGAGGCCGTtccagtgcccttcatgccctcagagcttcCAACAAAAGAGCCATCTCGATGCACACCTGCGCATTCACACAGGCGAGAGGCCGTtccagtgcccttcatgccctcagagcttcCAACAAAAGAGCCATCTCGATGCACACCTGCGCATTCACACAGGCGAGAGGCCGTtccagtgcccttcatgccctcagagcttcCAACAACACAGCCATCTCAATGCACACCTGCGCATTCACACAGGCGAGAGGCCgtttcaatgcccttcatgccctgCGACCTTTACATGTAGAAGCAACCTCAATAAGCACCTGTGCCATCACAAGGGCAAGAGACCCTTTCCTTGCTAG